Proteins encoded within one genomic window of Rubripirellula tenax:
- a CDS encoding DUF2585 family protein: MNANQRTRCVAWIVGVTVVMVTILRAMRRTWWCACGRPVPWAWDIWTSHASQHLIDPYFFSHVLHGLIFFAALNLLTKVPTHVKWILATVIEAGWEILENSPIIINRYREGTISLDYFGDSIANSIFDVIACLLGYAFASRVRPLTAIAFFLVVELVLLVTIRDCLTLNVIMLVSPVEAIKEWQSAGVS; this comes from the coding sequence TTGAACGCCAACCAACGGACTCGCTGTGTTGCCTGGATTGTGGGCGTGACTGTGGTCATGGTCACGATTCTGCGAGCGATGAGGCGAACGTGGTGGTGTGCCTGTGGACGTCCGGTCCCATGGGCCTGGGACATTTGGACGTCTCATGCGTCGCAGCACTTGATCGATCCCTATTTCTTTTCACACGTGCTGCACGGCTTGATTTTCTTTGCCGCGTTGAACTTGCTGACAAAGGTTCCGACCCATGTGAAGTGGATCCTTGCGACTGTGATCGAAGCCGGTTGGGAGATTTTGGAGAACTCGCCGATCATCATCAACCGATACCGCGAGGGCACGATCTCGTTGGATTACTTTGGTGACTCGATCGCCAACTCGATTTTCGACGTGATCGCGTGCTTGTTGGGCTACGCGTTTGCTTCACGGGTCCGCCCGTTGACGGCGATCGCGTTTTTTCTGGTCGTGGAATTGGTGCTGCTGGTGACGATCCGAGATTGCTTGACGTTGAACGTCATCATGTTGGTTTCGCCCGTCGAAGCGATCAAAGAATGGCAGAGTGCGGGTGTCTCGTGA